A region from the Nonlabens sp. YIK11 genome encodes:
- a CDS encoding citrate synthase yields MADKAILDIDGEKFEFPIITGTENERAIDIKSLRSATNGVVTIDPGYKNTGSCTSAITFLNGEEGILRYRGYAIEDLAEKASFLEVSYLLIFGELPTKEQLNKFHSDIKAQSHVDEDVKKILDGFPKSAHPMGVLSSLTSALIAFNPASVNVESEEDMYKAIVNIMGKFPVLVAWALRKRTGQPLDYGDDNLGYVENILKMMFKKPNSEYKADKVVVDALDKLLILHADHEQNCSTSTVRIVGSSHAGLFASLSAGINALWGPLHGGANQAVLEMLEAIKEDGGDTKKYMGKAKDKEDPFRLMGFGHRVYKNFDPRAKIIKKAADEVLADLGVDDPILDIAKGLEKEALSDPYFVDRKLYPNVDFYSGIIYRAMNIPVEMFTVMFALGRLPGWIAQWKEMRENKEPIGRPRQIYTGETHRPFKEVSER; encoded by the coding sequence ATGGCAGATAAAGCAATACTGGATATAGATGGAGAAAAGTTTGAGTTTCCCATTATAACTGGAACAGAGAACGAAAGAGCAATCGATATCAAATCCTTGCGCAGCGCAACTAATGGTGTTGTAACCATCGACCCTGGATATAAAAATACGGGTAGTTGTACGAGCGCAATCACGTTCCTAAATGGAGAAGAAGGAATCCTGAGATATCGTGGCTATGCCATTGAAGATCTTGCTGAAAAGGCAAGCTTTCTAGAGGTCTCTTACCTATTGATCTTTGGAGAACTTCCTACAAAGGAGCAACTCAATAAATTTCACTCAGATATCAAGGCTCAATCTCACGTAGATGAGGATGTGAAAAAAATCCTTGATGGTTTCCCTAAGTCGGCTCACCCCATGGGTGTTCTATCCTCATTGACGAGCGCGCTCATTGCCTTCAATCCAGCTTCTGTAAATGTGGAGAGTGAAGAAGACATGTATAAGGCCATTGTCAATATCATGGGTAAATTCCCAGTTTTGGTTGCATGGGCTTTGCGTAAGAGAACTGGACAACCATTGGATTATGGTGATGACAACCTGGGTTATGTAGAGAACATACTTAAAATGATGTTCAAGAAACCTAATTCAGAATATAAAGCAGATAAAGTAGTTGTAGATGCACTGGATAAATTACTTATCCTTCATGCTGACCATGAGCAGAATTGTTCTACTAGTACCGTACGTATCGTTGGATCTTCACACGCAGGATTGTTTGCAAGTTTAAGTGCAGGTATCAATGCCTTATGGGGACCATTACATGGTGGTGCTAATCAGGCCGTTCTTGAAATGTTGGAAGCAATCAAGGAAGATGGTGGTGATACAAAGAAATATATGGGCAAAGCTAAGGATAAGGAGGATCCTTTCCGTTTGATGGGCTTTGGACATAGGGTATATAAAAACTTTGATCCACGAGCGAAAATTATCAAGAAAGCTGCAGACGAGGTACTTGCAGACTTAGGTGTTGATGACCCAATTCTTGATATTGCCAAAGGACTTGAGAAAGAAGCGTTGAGCGATCCTTATTTTGTAGATCGCAAATTGTATCCTAATGTAGATTTCTATTCAGGAATTATCTATAGAGCCATGAACATACCTGTAGAAATGTTTACAGTAATGTTTGCTCTAGGTAGGTTGCCAGGATGGATCGCACAATGGAAGGAAATGCGTGAGAATAAAGAGCCTATAGGCCGTCCTCGTCAAATTTACACTGGTGAGACGCACAGACCTTTCAAAGAAGTTTCTGAACGATAG
- a CDS encoding dimethylarginine dimethylaminohydrolase family protein — translation MNRLNLHVKDETSRLRAVVLGTARSNGPVPDLKDAYDPKSRQHILAGTYPKIEDMVSEMEAVATVFEKYDVQVFRPKQIEDCNQIFTRDIGFVIDDVFVKANILPDREEELEAIKHVIDLVDPKKVIRPPEEVHIEGGDVMLFGEYIFVGTYRGADYADYIIARTNVEGVDWLKETFPHKKVVSFNLRKDNLDPYNNALHLDCCFQPVGNGKCIIYKGGFLQEEEYQFLVDLFGEENCFEITREEMYHMNSNVFSIAPDVVVSERNFTRLNNWLRSHNITVEEVPYAEISKQEGLLRCSTLPLIRD, via the coding sequence ATGAATCGACTGAATTTACATGTTAAGGACGAGACCTCAAGATTAAGAGCCGTAGTGCTGGGAACGGCGCGCAGCAATGGGCCTGTGCCAGATCTTAAGGACGCTTATGATCCTAAATCCAGACAGCATATCCTTGCAGGTACCTATCCTAAAATTGAGGATATGGTGAGTGAAATGGAAGCCGTTGCTACAGTTTTTGAAAAGTATGATGTTCAGGTCTTTAGGCCCAAACAGATTGAAGATTGCAACCAGATATTTACCAGGGACATAGGCTTTGTTATTGACGATGTTTTTGTCAAGGCTAATATTCTACCAGATCGCGAGGAAGAACTCGAGGCGATCAAACACGTCATCGATCTAGTCGACCCAAAGAAAGTGATTAGACCGCCAGAAGAAGTCCATATTGAAGGTGGCGACGTGATGCTTTTTGGAGAGTACATTTTTGTAGGTACTTATCGCGGTGCCGATTATGCTGATTATATCATTGCCCGGACGAATGTAGAAGGAGTTGATTGGCTCAAGGAAACGTTCCCACATAAAAAAGTAGTATCCTTCAATCTGCGGAAGGATAACCTAGATCCCTACAACAATGCACTACACTTGGATTGCTGCTTCCAACCCGTAGGAAATGGTAAATGCATCATTTACAAAGGTGGTTTTTTACAGGAAGAGGAATATCAGTTTTTGGTAGATCTATTTGGTGAAGAAAACTGTTTTGAGATTACTAGAGAAGAAATGTACCACATGAACTCCAATGTGTTTTCCATCGCGCCAGATGTAGTGGTTTCAGAGCGTAATTTTACCAGACTCAATAACTGGTTGCGCAGCCATAACATTACCGTAGAAGAAGTTCCCTATGCCGAAATTTCAAAACAAGAAGGCCTTTTACGTTGTTCCACATTGCCCCTAATTAGAGATTAA
- a CDS encoding M1 family aminopeptidase has product MFTTIYTHEIKTWFKKPLFYIYAGALFILAMLLSAIAVGVFDSDNVTVTSSIELNSAVGIYSMLGFFALLTYLLIPSVMGGTIQRDFDNNMHNVLYSYPLTKFTYLVAKFSAGMTITLLVIFASVLGTTLGFYLPGANEALVGPFEIMNYLQPFLLYIIPNVFFYGIIVFSITAFLRNINIGFMFVLVMIILQLTASSSLQSMDDTYWVELLEPTGDAATYIQIRYWSPEEQSNQLIPVEGTLLYNRLLWLGISLIIFFAVLFGFNFSQNPTSLRLKPKKAQRAVKRNFGTIQSIKMPKVTADFSFMGQLKTAWVLAKSDLKYIVTGWPFIIIVVIAFAFSLVTMLVSGEIYGTGILPKTWLMLSIVTGLFTIFIYLLIFLYGGLIMDRANSSHLKQMIDATPTQNWTILISKFIALFLMTLTLLLIVMISGMIIQGYNGFFDFEIPLYLFDLYVINSWNFIPWILLTLLVHTLIKNKWLGLLTLLVFAVGVPLLMSAIGVEQGQFIFNQGGSSPSPSDMNGYGVGLPSFYTYRMYWIALGIALFTLAVLFYRRGMGSSMKERFAFAKARTTTTTTATIAVSLIVFLGIGGYLWYLNNVLDEQMTGKEREELQVNFEKELGKFAGVPQPITVAINTYMDIYPETRDFKAGATYTMVNQTQYPIDTLHVNYPDRPTTIEMDRNSEIVYDNEDYDYRMYQFESPLMPGDTLQFSFTTENEPNTLLKNNSPVLDNGTFINNGIFPAIGYNEQVEIRNTQVREKYNLPPKDRLPAPEAPGARDRNYLGPNAHWIDFEATVSTSPDQIAIAPGYLIKEWEEDGRRYFHYKMDSKMLNFYAFLSGRYAVLKDNHKGVALEIYYHPQHDYNIDRMMKGLKKGLDYYNDNYTPYQHRQARIIEFPRTGGGFAQAFPNTIPFSEAIGFIADVDDESNDNVDYPFSITAHELAHQWWAHQVIGANAKGATLLSESMSEYSSLKVLEKTNGKYQMRNFLKDAMDGYLLGRTTESIGENPLMYNENQQYIHYQKGSLILYAISDYIGEKNFNNVAKRFAEKYQFKGAPYPTATEFVDDIRAATPDSLQYLIKDMFETITLYDNQINDGSYIQLADGTYEVDINAQVIKARSNAKGKLRYKNEMNDSITFTPEGKKKALESLPLADYIEVGVFGENDEENDQPKVLYLQKLKITDINNDFKIKVNEKPVEVGIDPFNKLIDRNTQDNRRNISEKKE; this is encoded by the coding sequence ATGTTTACAACTATTTATACACACGAGATAAAAACCTGGTTCAAAAAACCATTGTTTTATATCTACGCAGGTGCCCTATTCATACTCGCAATGTTATTATCTGCTATCGCTGTAGGTGTATTTGACAGCGATAATGTGACGGTAACCTCATCCATCGAACTCAACAGTGCGGTGGGAATTTATAGCATGCTTGGTTTTTTTGCGTTGCTCACCTACCTATTGATTCCTTCCGTCATGGGCGGCACCATACAGCGTGATTTTGACAATAACATGCACAATGTCCTGTATTCATATCCGCTAACTAAGTTTACCTATCTGGTCGCAAAATTCAGCGCTGGAATGACGATCACTTTGTTAGTCATCTTCGCCAGCGTCTTAGGTACCACGTTAGGTTTCTATCTGCCAGGTGCTAATGAAGCATTGGTAGGTCCTTTTGAGATCATGAATTATTTGCAACCATTCCTGTTGTACATCATTCCTAATGTATTTTTCTACGGGATTATTGTATTTTCCATTACAGCCTTCTTACGCAACATCAACATAGGCTTCATGTTTGTGTTGGTAATGATTATTCTGCAGCTAACGGCAAGTTCGAGCCTACAATCCATGGATGATACCTACTGGGTAGAATTGCTGGAACCTACTGGTGATGCCGCTACCTACATCCAAATAAGATATTGGTCTCCAGAAGAGCAAAGCAATCAACTCATACCGGTAGAAGGCACTTTATTATATAATCGTTTGTTATGGTTGGGTATCTCACTCATCATTTTCTTTGCGGTTCTATTTGGTTTTAATTTTTCACAAAATCCAACCAGTCTAAGGCTAAAGCCTAAAAAAGCCCAACGTGCCGTCAAGCGCAATTTTGGAACCATTCAGTCCATTAAGATGCCTAAAGTCACTGCAGACTTTTCTTTTATGGGACAGCTCAAAACAGCTTGGGTTCTGGCAAAATCAGACTTGAAATATATCGTGACCGGTTGGCCCTTTATCATTATTGTCGTCATCGCATTTGCATTTTCCCTGGTGACCATGCTCGTGTCTGGAGAGATTTATGGTACAGGTATCCTGCCTAAAACCTGGTTAATGCTCAGCATCGTCACGGGACTCTTCACCATATTCATCTACTTGTTGATTTTTCTCTATGGTGGTTTGATTATGGATAGAGCCAACTCGTCACATCTTAAGCAAATGATTGATGCGACACCTACACAAAACTGGACCATCCTGATATCCAAGTTTATCGCGTTATTCCTCATGACATTGACCTTATTGCTAATAGTCATGATAAGCGGTATGATCATCCAAGGTTACAACGGCTTCTTTGATTTTGAGATACCGCTATACCTTTTTGACTTATACGTCATCAATTCCTGGAATTTCATCCCATGGATCCTACTTACCCTATTGGTTCACACATTGATCAAAAACAAATGGCTGGGATTATTGACCTTATTAGTTTTTGCGGTAGGCGTACCACTATTAATGAGTGCGATAGGCGTTGAGCAGGGACAATTCATCTTTAATCAAGGTGGCAGTTCTCCATCGCCTAGCGACATGAACGGTTATGGTGTTGGACTACCTAGTTTCTACACGTATCGCATGTATTGGATTGCTTTGGGAATAGCCTTATTTACACTGGCCGTCTTGTTTTACCGTCGTGGCATGGGAAGCAGTATGAAGGAGAGATTCGCTTTCGCGAAAGCGAGAACCACAACAACCACTACTGCAACCATCGCAGTTTCATTAATCGTATTTCTAGGTATAGGTGGCTATTTGTGGTACCTCAACAATGTCCTGGATGAGCAAATGACAGGCAAGGAACGTGAAGAGCTACAGGTCAACTTTGAAAAAGAGTTGGGCAAGTTTGCTGGCGTGCCGCAACCTATTACGGTCGCCATCAACACTTATATGGATATCTATCCAGAAACCAGAGATTTCAAGGCTGGCGCTACGTATACCATGGTCAATCAGACGCAGTATCCCATTGATACCCTGCACGTGAATTATCCTGATCGTCCCACAACGATCGAAATGGATCGCAACAGCGAAATTGTTTATGACAACGAGGATTATGACTATCGCATGTATCAATTTGAATCGCCACTCATGCCAGGTGATACACTTCAATTTTCATTTACTACAGAAAATGAACCCAATACCTTACTCAAGAACAATTCACCGGTTTTGGATAATGGTACATTCATCAATAACGGAATTTTTCCCGCGATAGGTTACAACGAGCAAGTTGAAATACGCAACACTCAAGTGCGTGAAAAATATAACCTACCGCCTAAGGATCGTCTACCAGCTCCAGAAGCTCCTGGCGCTAGAGATCGTAACTATCTAGGACCTAATGCTCACTGGATTGATTTTGAGGCGACCGTGAGCACGTCACCTGACCAGATCGCGATAGCGCCTGGATATTTGATCAAGGAATGGGAAGAAGATGGGCGCAGATACTTCCACTATAAGATGGATTCCAAAATGCTGAACTTCTATGCATTCTTGAGTGGTCGCTATGCGGTGCTCAAGGACAACCATAAAGGTGTGGCGCTTGAGATTTATTATCATCCACAGCATGACTACAACATCGACAGGATGATGAAGGGTCTCAAGAAAGGACTGGATTATTATAATGATAATTATACGCCTTACCAGCATAGACAAGCTCGCATTATCGAGTTCCCTAGAACTGGTGGCGGTTTTGCGCAGGCATTCCCCAATACGATCCCATTTAGCGAGGCGATAGGATTTATTGCAGATGTAGATGATGAGTCCAATGACAATGTAGATTATCCATTTAGCATCACGGCTCATGAGCTTGCACACCAGTGGTGGGCGCATCAAGTAATAGGAGCTAATGCAAAAGGTGCCACACTCCTATCAGAAAGTATGTCAGAATATAGTTCGCTCAAGGTTCTTGAAAAGACCAATGGAAAATACCAGATGCGCAATTTCTTAAAAGATGCCATGGACGGCTATCTACTGGGAAGAACAACAGAAAGCATAGGTGAGAATCCTTTGATGTACAACGAGAACCAGCAATACATTCACTATCAAAAGGGATCGCTTATTCTTTATGCAATTAGTGATTATATAGGTGAGAAGAACTTTAATAACGTGGCAAAGCGTTTTGCAGAAAAGTACCAATTCAAAGGAGCTCCTTATCCTACCGCTACAGAATTTGTCGATGATATAAGAGCAGCGACACCAGACAGCCTTCAATATTTGATTAAGGACATGTTTGAAACCATCACGCTCTATGACAATCAGATAAATGATGGTAGCTACATACAACTTGCCGATGGTACCTATGAGGTGGACATCAATGCACAAGTGATAAAAGCGAGAAGCAATGCCAAAGGAAAACTGCGTTACAAAAACGAGATGAACGACAGCATCACATTCACTCCAGAAGGTAAGAAAAAAGCTCTGGAATCTCTACCGCTGGCAGATTACATAGAGGTTGGCGTCTTTGGCGAGAATGATGAAGAAAACGATCAGCCTAAAGTGCTGTACCTTCAAAAATTGAAGATAACCGACATCAATAATGATTTCAAAATCAAGGTAAATGAGAAACCGGTAGAAGTAGGTATCGACCCGTTCAACAAATTGATTGATCGCAACACTCAAGACAATCGCAGGAACATATCTGAAAAAAAGGAATAA
- a CDS encoding ABC transporter ATP-binding protein: MILSLKNVSKTYNNGVKALDGVTIDIHNGMFGLLGPNGAGKSSLMRTIATLQSPDSGEIHLEDLNVLEEKIEFRKTLGYLPQEFGVYPKMSAEDLLHYFASLKGITNKSERNAIVEKALQVTNLSDVKHKHVAGYSGGMKQRFGIAQLLLNEPKLIIVDEPTAGLDPAERHRFLNVLREIGTNHIVIFSTHIVDDVKELCTDMAILNGGKILAHATPKELVASLQGKIWTTVVDRENIEELQKQYNVISSSFDENNNLKVRVLAITQPSDQFIAGAPTLEDVYFTTLSNDELVAQPETL, translated from the coding sequence ATGATACTAAGTTTAAAAAACGTTTCCAAAACATATAACAACGGCGTCAAGGCGCTGGATGGAGTTACTATAGATATACACAACGGCATGTTCGGCCTGCTGGGACCCAACGGTGCCGGGAAATCCTCTTTAATGCGTACCATCGCGACCTTGCAAAGTCCTGACAGTGGAGAAATACATCTAGAAGACTTGAACGTTCTCGAAGAGAAAATTGAATTTCGCAAAACATTGGGGTATTTGCCTCAAGAGTTTGGTGTCTATCCTAAAATGAGTGCCGAGGATCTCTTGCATTACTTCGCCAGTCTTAAAGGCATCACCAATAAATCAGAACGCAACGCTATTGTAGAGAAAGCATTGCAGGTAACTAATCTAAGTGATGTCAAGCATAAGCACGTCGCAGGTTATTCTGGTGGTATGAAGCAACGTTTTGGTATTGCCCAATTACTGCTCAATGAGCCTAAACTTATCATTGTAGATGAACCTACCGCAGGTCTGGACCCAGCAGAAAGACACCGTTTCTTAAATGTCCTGCGAGAGATAGGAACCAATCACATTGTAATTTTCTCAACGCACATCGTGGATGATGTCAAGGAGCTTTGCACGGATATGGCAATCCTTAATGGCGGTAAAATATTAGCTCACGCAACTCCTAAAGAGCTTGTCGCAAGTTTACAAGGGAAGATTTGGACCACTGTTGTAGATCGAGAAAATATTGAGGAGCTTCAAAAACAATACAATGTTATTTCCTCCAGTTTTGACGAGAACAACAATCTTAAGGTTCGGGTGCTTGCCATAACGCAACCCAGCGATCAATTTATTGCTGGCGCTCCTACATTGGAAGATGTTTATTTCACCACATTGAGCAACGACGAGTTGGTCGCGCAACCTGAAACCCTATAG
- the eno gene encoding phosphopyruvate hydratase, giving the protein MSTIIDVHARQIFDSRGNPTVEVDVLTSNGIMGRAAVPSGASTGEHEAVELRDGGSDFMGKGVMKAVDNVNKTIADELRGVSVFEQNFIDQTMIELDGTPNKANLGANAILGVSLAVAKAAANELNQPLYKYIGGMSAATLPVPMMNIINGGSHSDAPIAFQEFMVMPVEAESFSEALKMGTEIFHHLKKVLHDRGLSTAVGDEGGFAPTLDGTEDALDTILLAIKNAGYTPGKQIMIALDCAAAEFFVDGKYDYTKFEGDKGVIRTSKEQAEYLADLASKYPIISIEDGMDENDWDGWKMLTEIAGDKVQLVGDDLFVTNVERLSRGIKENIANSILIKVNQIGTLTETIAAVNMAHKAGYTSVMSHRSGETEDNTIADLAVALSTGQIKTGSASRSDRMAKYNQLLRIEEELNSSAYFPGRKAFRIS; this is encoded by the coding sequence ATGAGTACGATAATAGATGTTCATGCAAGACAAATATTTGATTCCCGTGGGAATCCAACAGTAGAAGTAGACGTTCTTACTTCAAATGGTATCATGGGTAGAGCGGCCGTTCCTTCTGGTGCTTCTACTGGTGAACATGAAGCAGTGGAATTGCGCGATGGAGGCAGTGATTTCATGGGCAAAGGTGTTATGAAAGCTGTCGACAACGTCAACAAAACGATTGCCGATGAATTGCGTGGAGTTTCTGTTTTTGAGCAAAACTTTATTGATCAAACCATGATTGAACTTGATGGTACTCCTAACAAAGCAAATCTAGGAGCCAACGCTATTCTAGGCGTTTCCCTTGCCGTAGCCAAAGCTGCAGCAAACGAGTTGAATCAACCACTATACAAGTACATTGGTGGTATGAGCGCAGCGACCTTGCCGGTGCCTATGATGAATATCATCAACGGTGGTTCGCATAGTGATGCTCCTATTGCCTTTCAAGAATTCATGGTAATGCCTGTTGAGGCAGAATCCTTTAGCGAAGCCCTTAAAATGGGAACTGAGATTTTCCATCACTTGAAAAAAGTACTACACGATAGAGGACTTAGTACCGCAGTAGGTGATGAAGGTGGATTTGCACCTACACTTGATGGTACTGAGGATGCTTTGGATACTATACTATTGGCCATTAAAAATGCTGGTTATACACCAGGCAAACAAATCATGATTGCGCTAGACTGTGCTGCTGCAGAGTTCTTTGTAGACGGCAAATATGATTATACCAAATTTGAAGGTGACAAAGGCGTGATACGCACCAGTAAGGAACAAGCAGAATATCTTGCAGACCTAGCATCAAAATATCCTATCATTTCCATTGAGGATGGTATGGACGAGAACGACTGGGATGGATGGAAAATGCTGACTGAAATTGCAGGCGATAAAGTCCAACTTGTTGGTGATGATCTTTTTGTAACTAATGTAGAGCGTTTATCACGAGGTATTAAAGAGAATATCGCAAACTCTATTTTGATCAAAGTAAATCAAATAGGAACATTAACTGAAACGATTGCTGCCGTAAATATGGCGCATAAAGCAGGTTATACTTCTGTAATGTCACACCGTAGTGGTGAAACTGAGGATAATACCATTGCAGACCTTGCCGTTGCCCTAAGTACCGGCCAGATCAAAACAGGATCTGCTTCTCGATCTGACCGTATGGCAAAATACAACCAGTTGCTACGCATCGAGGAAGAGTTGAACTCGTCAGCTTATTTCCCAGGACGCAAGGCATTCCGAATTTCTTAA
- a CDS encoding SDR family oxidoreductase: MKVLLTGANGYIGVRLLYELLKEDHEVVCAVRSASRLSVPDEVRSQVEIIEIDFLDLPEVNPIPADIDVAYYLIHSMTSSTESFDKMEADSATNFLEQLAHTSCKQIIYLSGIVNQDVLSKHLLSRKRVEEILSASDIPTTVLRAGIIVGSGSSSFEIIRDLCEKLPIMITPKWVNTKTHPIAIRNVMSFLIGVLGREVSYNQSYDIGGKNVLTYKQMMQQYSENRNLHLTILTVPVMTPKLSSYWLYFVTSTSYKLARNLVNSMSVEVVAKENSLAEDLGIELYTYKEALNMAFAKIEQNNVASSWKDSMVSGRFKYNINKFKQVPRFGCLRDAQTYKTEEPEEALNRIWAIGGNNGYYYADFLWKIRGYLDKLFGGVGLRRGRTNQTKIHSGDSLDFWRVLVADRQERRLLLFAEMRVPGEAWLEFEIDEDNVVHQTATFRPRGLWGRLYWYSMLPFHYFIFAGMIKHIATGK, encoded by the coding sequence ATGAAGGTACTACTTACAGGAGCAAACGGTTACATAGGCGTGCGCCTACTCTACGAACTACTCAAAGAAGACCACGAGGTCGTCTGTGCCGTGCGTAGTGCGAGTCGATTATCCGTGCCTGATGAGGTGCGATCGCAGGTCGAGATTATCGAGATCGATTTTCTGGACTTACCAGAGGTCAATCCCATTCCTGCAGATATTGATGTGGCGTATTACCTGATCCATTCCATGACCAGTAGTACAGAGAGTTTTGACAAAATGGAAGCCGATAGTGCGACCAATTTTTTGGAACAGCTGGCTCACACAAGTTGCAAACAGATCATCTACCTATCTGGAATTGTGAACCAAGATGTGTTGAGCAAACACTTGCTTTCGCGAAAGCGAGTTGAAGAAATTCTTAGTGCAAGTGACATTCCTACGACGGTACTACGTGCTGGAATCATCGTGGGCAGCGGTAGTTCTTCCTTTGAAATCATACGTGATCTATGCGAGAAATTACCTATCATGATCACGCCTAAATGGGTCAATACCAAGACACATCCTATCGCGATACGCAATGTGATGAGTTTCCTGATAGGTGTATTGGGTCGCGAGGTGAGTTATAATCAATCCTATGATATAGGCGGCAAGAATGTACTCACCTACAAACAGATGATGCAGCAATATTCTGAAAACAGAAATTTGCACCTGACCATCCTGACGGTACCGGTCATGACTCCTAAACTAAGTTCCTACTGGTTGTACTTTGTGACGAGTACTTCCTATAAATTAGCACGCAATCTGGTAAACAGCATGTCTGTCGAAGTGGTAGCCAAGGAAAACTCACTTGCGGAAGATCTAGGCATCGAGCTTTATACCTATAAAGAAGCCTTGAATATGGCTTTTGCCAAAATCGAGCAAAACAACGTCGCCAGTAGTTGGAAGGACAGTATGGTGAGCGGTAGGTTCAAGTACAACATCAACAAGTTCAAACAGGTTCCACGATTTGGTTGTCTGCGCGATGCCCAAACCTATAAAACAGAAGAACCTGAAGAGGCGCTCAATCGCATATGGGCGATAGGCGGCAACAATGGATATTATTATGCCGACTTCCTTTGGAAAATACGCGGTTATCTGGACAAGCTTTTTGGTGGCGTTGGTCTGCGCCGCGGACGCACGAATCAGACCAAAATACATTCTGGTGATTCATTGGACTTCTGGCGTGTTCTCGTAGCAGACCGTCAAGAAAGACGCCTTTTACTTTTTGCCGAAATGCGCGTCCCAGGAGAAGCCTGGTTAGAGTTTGAAATCGATGAAGATAATGTCGTTCACCAGACGGCTACTTTTAGACCACGAGGACTTTGGGGCAGGTTGTACTGGTACAGTATGTTGCCCTTTCACTATTTTATTTTTGCAGGAATGATCAAACATATTGCGACTGGTAAGTAG
- the ctlX gene encoding citrulline utilization hydrolase CtlX has protein sequence MKQITDTILMVRPVQFRLNEETAVNNYYQDQQFHKEIKNAVANQRAQEEFDAFAKALQDNNINVIIVQDDNKHDTPDSVFPNNWLSTHENGTAVLYPMFAPNRRLERRPEVLEALEENGFVIEDVMDYTSAEDEEIFLEGTGSLLLDRANDVAYCSISPRADEDLFIEFCEDFEYTPVVFTAYQNVGDARLPIYHTNVMMALGEEYAVICLDAIDSKAEVKNVLHHLKRTNKEVINITEAQVESFAGNMIQVKNSEGKKFLVMSNQAYESLTEAQINKLEKYNEIIHPDIKTIETLGGGSVRCMMAEVFLPRKV, from the coding sequence ATGAAACAAATTACCGATACCATTCTCATGGTGCGTCCAGTGCAGTTCCGATTGAATGAAGAGACTGCAGTAAATAACTATTATCAGGATCAGCAGTTCCATAAGGAGATCAAAAACGCCGTTGCCAATCAACGAGCGCAGGAAGAATTTGACGCTTTCGCGAAAGCGTTACAAGACAACAACATCAACGTTATCATCGTCCAGGATGACAACAAACATGACACTCCAGATTCGGTTTTCCCAAATAACTGGCTGTCCACACACGAGAATGGTACCGCAGTTTTGTATCCCATGTTTGCACCCAACCGCAGGCTGGAACGCAGGCCAGAAGTTCTAGAAGCGCTGGAAGAAAACGGCTTTGTAATAGAAGATGTCATGGACTACACCAGCGCTGAAGATGAGGAGATCTTCCTGGAAGGAACTGGCAGCCTTCTACTAGATCGCGCTAACGACGTCGCTTACTGCAGCATATCGCCACGAGCTGACGAGGATTTATTCATTGAGTTTTGTGAAGATTTTGAATACACACCAGTCGTGTTTACGGCCTATCAAAATGTAGGCGATGCCAGATTACCCATTTATCATACTAATGTGATGATGGCTCTAGGTGAAGAATATGCTGTGATCTGTCTGGATGCTATTGATAGTAAAGCCGAGGTCAAAAACGTGCTCCACCATTTAAAGCGCACCAATAAGGAAGTCATCAATATTACTGAAGCGCAAGTCGAAAGTTTTGCTGGAAATATGATACAAGTGAAGAATAGCGAAGGCAAGAAGTTTCTCGTCATGAGCAACCAGGCCTATGAATCACTTACCGAAGCGCAGATCAACAAACTAGAGAAGTACAACGAAATCATCCATCCAGACATTAAAACTATAGAGACCTTAGGCGGTGGCAGCGTACGCTGTATGATGGCAGAGGTTTTTTTGCCTAGAAAAGTGTAG